A section of the Deltaproteobacteria bacterium genome encodes:
- a CDS encoding MerR family transcriptional regulator encodes MVTKKYYTIGIVSQIIKIHPHTLREYEREGLISPRRSEGKIRLYTDKDIEDIRFIRTLTRELGVNLAGVDIILRMRKQVEKMEENIDRIMQLIKEKIDREYKEKDSQTIEIKVE; translated from the coding sequence ATGGTAACAAAAAAATATTATACAATTGGTATTGTCTCACAAATTATAAAGATTCATCCTCATACTTTAAGAGAATATGAAAGGGAAGGACTCATATCCCCCAGGCGAAGTGAAGGTAAAATAAGGCTATACACAGATAAAGATATTGAAGACATAAGATTTATCCGCACCCTCACCAGAGAATTAGGTGTAAACTTAGCAGGTGTAGACATTATCCTGCGAATGAGAAAACAGGTGGAAAAAATGGAAGAAAACATCGACAGAATAATGCAACTCATCAAAGAGAAAATAGACAGAGAATATAAAGAAAAAGATTCTCAGACTATAGAGATAAAAGTAGAATAA
- a CDS encoding J domain-containing protein yields the protein MRNPYETLGVSKSATDEEIKKAYRRLARKYHPDLNPGDEKAEAKFKEINEAYSILSDKKKKAEYDETGGFKFGEGFDFNRGTGGSKTYTYHFGGGNIDFENVFENIFGQHGFREYTKGRDISYTMDLDLEDAVKGKIITLNIDGERVNVKIPPGVKNGTKLRIKEKGGRGQGGRGDLHITVRIKPHPYFTYDGKNLYTTVDVPLKTMILGGKAKVRTLNGFVTIKIPPGTQNEQIFKIREKTIPGNLYATVKVKIPDKISKKGEQILRKFFEEEEL from the coding sequence ATGAGAAACCCTTATGAAACATTAGGCGTATCCAAAAGTGCAACAGACGAGGAGATAAAAAAAGCATATCGGAGATTGGCACGAAAATATCATCCCGATCTGAACCCCGGAGATGAAAAGGCGGAAGCGAAATTCAAAGAGATCAACGAAGCATACTCCATTCTCTCTGATAAAAAGAAAAAAGCAGAATACGATGAAACAGGCGGATTCAAGTTCGGTGAAGGATTTGACTTTAATAGGGGAACTGGAGGAAGCAAAACATATACCTATCACTTTGGAGGAGGCAATATCGATTTTGAAAATGTTTTTGAAAATATCTTCGGTCAACATGGATTTAGAGAATATACAAAAGGAAGAGACATAAGCTACACAATGGATTTAGACCTTGAGGATGCAGTAAAAGGGAAAATTATCACTTTAAATATAGACGGCGAAAGAGTAAATGTGAAAATACCCCCGGGCGTTAAAAACGGAACAAAACTAAGAATAAAAGAAAAAGGTGGAAGAGGTCAAGGAGGAAGAGGGGATCTACATATAACAGTTCGCATAAAACCTCATCCCTATTTTACATACGACGGAAAAAATCTATACACCACTGTAGATGTCCCCTTAAAGACAATGATATTAGGCGGAAAAGCAAAAGTTAGGACACTTAATGGTTTTGTCACCATAAAGATTCCACCAGGAACGCAGAATGAACAGATATTTAAGATAAGAGAAAAGACTATACCAGGGAATCTATACGCTACTGTAAAGGTAAAAATACCCGATAAAATAAGCAAAAAAGGTGAACAGATATTAAGAAAATTTTTTGAAGAAGAAGAATTGTAA
- a CDS encoding Hsp20/alpha crystallin family protein, protein MALKVWEPFEELSTLQDRINRLFEGLMPDFVKTGAPATSKWSPAVDIYEDKDNIYLDVEVPGMKKEDVKVKVEDKTLTVSGERKLEREEKKEGYYRVERSYGSFSRSFYLPDNVDPTKIKAKYEGGVLKLSIPKKEEAKPKEIPVNVE, encoded by the coding sequence ATGGCATTGAAAGTTTGGGAACCTTTTGAGGAGCTTTCCACATTGCAGGACAGGATTAATCGCTTATTTGAAGGATTAATGCCCGATTTTGTGAAAACTGGTGCGCCTGCTACATCTAAGTGGTCGCCAGCGGTGGATATTTATGAGGATAAGGATAACATTTATTTAGATGTGGAAGTTCCAGGGATGAAGAAAGAGGATGTGAAAGTAAAGGTAGAAGACAAAACATTAACCGTTAGCGGGGAGAGAAAATTAGAGAGGGAAGAAAAGAAAGAAGGTTATTATCGAGTAGAACGTAGTTATGGTTCTTTTTCCCGTTCATTTTATCTTCCTGACAATGTAGACCCCACAAAGATAAAAGCAAAGTATGAAGGTGGCGTTTTAAAGCTTAGTATCCCCAAGAAAGAAGAAGCAAAGCCCAAGGAAATTCCAGTAAATGTAGAGTAA